From the genome of Psychroserpens ponticola, one region includes:
- the obgE gene encoding GTPase ObgE: MTEGNFVDYVKVHVSSGKGGQGSSHLHREKYIEKGGPDGGDGGRGGHIIIRGSENLWTLLHLKFKRHARAGHGSHGSKSRSTGADGEDVYLDVPLGTVIKDTETDEVLFEITEAGEESIVAQGGRGGLGNWHFKSSTNQTPRYAQPGEDLQERHITLELKILADVGLVGFPNAGKSTLLSVVSAAKPKIADYEFTTLKPNLGIVEYRDYQTFVMADIPGIIEGAAEGKGLGHYFLRHIERNSILLFMIPADAKDIRKQYDILLDELKRYNPEMLDKERMIAISKSDMLDDELQAEFKQELDESLPIDYMFISSVAQKGITQLKDKLWKMLND, translated from the coding sequence ATGACTGAGGGAAATTTCGTTGATTACGTAAAAGTGCATGTGTCTTCCGGAAAAGGCGGACAAGGTTCTTCGCATTTACATCGCGAAAAATATATAGAAAAAGGTGGTCCTGATGGAGGTGATGGTGGACGTGGAGGTCATATCATCATTCGTGGTAGTGAAAACCTATGGACCTTATTACATCTTAAATTTAAACGTCATGCAAGAGCAGGTCATGGATCGCATGGAAGCAAAAGTAGAAGTACTGGAGCAGATGGCGAAGATGTCTATTTAGATGTGCCTTTGGGAACAGTAATAAAAGATACTGAAACTGACGAAGTGCTTTTTGAAATTACAGAAGCTGGCGAAGAAAGTATTGTTGCTCAAGGTGGTCGTGGTGGTTTAGGAAATTGGCATTTTAAAAGTTCTACCAATCAAACACCTCGTTATGCACAACCTGGAGAAGATTTACAAGAAAGACATATAACTTTAGAACTTAAAATCTTAGCTGATGTTGGTTTAGTCGGATTTCCAAATGCTGGAAAATCGACCTTACTATCTGTCGTTAGTGCTGCAAAACCAAAAATTGCTGATTACGAGTTTACAACCCTTAAACCTAATTTAGGAATCGTTGAATATCGCGATTACCAAACCTTTGTAATGGCAGATATTCCTGGAATTATTGAAGGTGCTGCTGAAGGAAAAGGTCTTGGTCATTATTTTTTACGTCATATTGAACGTAATTCTATTTTATTATTTATGATTCCCGCTGATGCTAAAGATATTCGTAAACAATACGATATTTTGCTTGATGAATTGAAGCGTTATAATCCAGAAATGTTAGATAAGGAACGTATGATTGCGATTTCAAAAAGTGACATGCTTGATGATGAACTTCAGGCTGAATTTAAACAAGAATTAGATGAATCATTACCTATCGATTACATGTTTATTTCTTCTGTTGCACAAAAAGGAATTACCCAATTAAAGGATAAGCTCTGGAAAATGCTTAATGATTAG
- a CDS encoding alpha-2-macroglobulin family protein, which translates to MKLMTNIIMILCFANFAAAQSDGFDKLWKDVLKHESDGLPKSALKVVETITELAKTKNNTPQQIKALLHKSKYLLTLEEDAQLKIVEDFKTEISKSKSPTKNILENMLATMYWHYFQQHRYQFYNRTNTSEKVDADFRTWDLQTLFTEIQTYYQSSLQNGLILQQTQLSEYKDIIQEENGSKVFRPTLFDLLSHNALQFYTTNENSISKPAYKFEIDNANLLGTTKVFTAVDLRSNVTTSLQLQALKIYQELIQFHSKGSNLDALADVDLKRLKYVAQHAIFDNKETLLLQTLQKSSDQWSSNPVSGLYDFEIATIWHRQGNQYNVNTNPEVRWKLKDAIELCDLVITKFPKSSASEQCEALKSQIHSSRLNLSAETVIPINSHSRFLVKYTNIEALNFKIYNVNFSQKEAFDKLYRPNERLAFLKNKTSITEWKSTLKNEGDYQNHTTEVVVPKLENGHYIILAETPNKDHSFATQTLQVTDFAVIDKSTGSEIVYQIIDRKNGNPIANVAASLKFQKNYNNAFYTNNLTSDTNGEIRLKKTSERYYNLSITLSKNNNTAFFNGFYTSKEHSQNDKKANYNSFLFTDRSIYRPGQTVYFKAIVLESEIGKSKPLSDEIINANLYNVNGEKLSELELKSNDYGSIAGEFILPNSGLNGQHYIQINSTKRSIRQHYYFSVEDYKRPKFETKFNPVTETYKINDSVIAKGTAIAYAGSNITDAKVVFRVVRKVKYPRWYYWYRPWFNSEPQEISHGETTTNDKGEFEIAFKALPDESADKHSLPVFNYEITADVTDLNGETRSATTIINVGYHAMEAKVSIDEQLDTSKKDHKLSISTKNLNGEFVPAEGHIKIYKLIAPNRVLRPRPWNAPDFQVIPSEEFKTKFPHEAYTNEQNPIHWKKGTLVFENTFDTESSNEMLLGNIKKWSSGQYVILLESTDKFGQKVTDETRTTLFSDSDKTVSDQQLFSITTNQDSYNQGQNVALTLGSSAKDITVTLSIEKDSKIVNTYIIPLSNNKKTIAIPVTKDDIGGFAIHYSYAAFNSFSGNVIRINVPYPKSDLQIETTTFRDKLQPGTDETWSFKIKGSKGEKVTAEILASMYDMSLDQFKPHAWSFNPIQKPTYYPQYAMNARQSFGIGGFRVHNQQNNYPYYQQQQYDQLNWFGFYFGNRHLYRMLEGDAAGIQIVEDDSEMEEVMVMGYSSVSKDEMTSAVANVSAESIDKKKSIKGSDADSQQKSVNEQDFGDVIIRKNLQETAFFFPQLQTDNEGQVSFSFTTPEALTKWKLQLLAHTKTMESATSTLESVTQKELMVIPNAPRFLRQGDDVVISTKISNLTEKELIGQARLILTDATTGQDISYDLIVQPLEFQVMGQHYSANEAFSVNAKGNTQVSWTLKIPNNIDAVQYKILAKAGDYSDGEQSTLPVLTNRMLVTETLPMWIKGNESRTFTLDKLRNNTSTTLKHHKLTLEMTSNPAWYAVQALPYLMEYPYECNEQTFSRYYANALASHIANSNPKIQAVFNQWKNADVLISNLEKNEELKSILIQETPWLRDAQSETEQKKRIALLFDLNKMNYELDAAKRKLKNNQMPNGAWPWFKGGRANRYITQHIITGFTHLEKLNVTSSTDETQMINKAISYLDTEFLKEYKDIRKYNPKADLSRDHLTNTQLQYLYLRSFLPNTKKSKEISDIMDYYFGQIKTYWLDKSLYSKGLMALIMHRQNDSKTAGKILKSLEENSITSDELGMYWKANTSSWNWYQAPIETQALLIEAFSEVGPIIQSETKHLETIDNLKIWLLKNKQTNQWKTTKATTEAVYALLLQGSDWLSVTDMVDVVIGGKVIAPSKLKDVEIEAGTGYYKTSWTKHDINPSMATVELNKKGEGIAWGSLYWQYFEDLDKITSAETPLKLKKKLFKKTHTNTGEQITEITSDTKLNVGDLVRVRIELRSDRNMEFIHMKDMRASGLEPINVMSQYKWQDGLGYYESTKDASTNFFFDYLPKGVYVFEYDLRVNNAGNMSNGITTIQSMYAPEFSSHSEGVRIMIQ; encoded by the coding sequence ATGAAATTAATGACCAATATAATAATGATTTTATGCTTTGCAAACTTCGCTGCAGCTCAATCTGATGGATTTGACAAACTATGGAAAGATGTCCTAAAACACGAATCTGATGGTTTACCAAAATCGGCCCTTAAAGTTGTTGAAACTATTACTGAACTTGCAAAGACCAAGAATAATACACCTCAACAAATTAAAGCCTTACTCCATAAAAGCAAATATCTTTTAACGCTTGAAGAAGATGCGCAACTTAAAATTGTTGAAGATTTTAAAACTGAAATTTCTAAAAGTAAATCTCCTACTAAAAACATCCTTGAAAATATGCTAGCCACAATGTACTGGCACTATTTTCAGCAACATCGTTATCAATTTTATAATCGTACCAATACTTCTGAAAAAGTAGATGCTGATTTCAGAACTTGGGATTTACAAACGCTATTTACAGAAATACAAACCTATTACCAAAGTTCGTTGCAAAACGGACTCATCTTACAGCAAACGCAACTTTCAGAGTATAAAGATATTATTCAAGAAGAAAATGGATCGAAAGTATTTCGTCCAACACTATTTGATTTACTAAGTCATAATGCACTTCAATTCTATACGACTAATGAAAATAGCATTAGTAAACCAGCTTATAAATTCGAAATTGATAACGCAAATTTATTAGGAACAACTAAAGTTTTTACTGCTGTAGATTTAAGATCTAATGTTACAACGTCACTTCAATTACAAGCCCTTAAGATTTATCAAGAATTAATTCAATTTCATTCAAAAGGAAGCAATCTAGATGCGCTTGCTGATGTAGATCTTAAGCGGTTGAAATATGTTGCTCAACATGCCATATTTGATAACAAAGAAACACTTCTATTACAAACATTACAGAAATCTAGTGATCAATGGTCTTCAAACCCAGTTTCTGGTTTATACGATTTTGAAATCGCAACAATTTGGCATAGACAAGGAAATCAATATAACGTAAACACAAATCCAGAAGTGCGTTGGAAATTAAAAGACGCTATTGAATTATGTGACTTGGTCATTACTAAATTCCCTAAAAGTAGCGCTTCTGAACAATGTGAAGCACTGAAATCTCAAATACATTCTAGTCGATTAAATCTTTCAGCAGAAACTGTAATCCCTATAAATTCTCACTCAAGATTTCTAGTAAAATACACTAATATAGAAGCTTTAAATTTTAAAATATACAACGTTAACTTCTCTCAGAAAGAAGCCTTTGACAAACTTTATAGACCTAATGAACGATTGGCTTTTCTTAAAAACAAAACGAGTATAACTGAATGGAAATCGACCCTAAAAAATGAAGGTGATTATCAAAATCACACTACAGAAGTTGTTGTTCCAAAATTAGAAAACGGTCATTATATTATTTTAGCTGAAACACCAAATAAAGACCATAGTTTTGCAACTCAAACACTTCAAGTTACTGATTTTGCAGTTATTGACAAATCTACAGGCAGCGAAATCGTATATCAAATTATTGACAGAAAAAATGGAAATCCAATAGCTAATGTTGCAGCTTCACTTAAGTTTCAAAAAAACTACAACAATGCATTTTACACTAATAATCTCACTTCAGACACCAATGGTGAGATTCGCTTAAAGAAAACATCTGAGCGTTATTACAATTTGAGTATCACTTTATCTAAGAATAATAACACGGCTTTTTTTAATGGCTTTTATACATCAAAAGAGCATAGCCAAAATGATAAAAAAGCAAACTACAATTCATTTTTATTTACAGACCGAAGCATTTACAGGCCAGGACAAACTGTTTATTTTAAAGCTATTGTTCTCGAGAGTGAAATTGGCAAATCAAAACCGCTTTCAGACGAAATTATAAATGCAAATTTATATAATGTCAATGGAGAGAAATTATCTGAATTAGAACTTAAATCTAATGATTATGGTTCGATTGCTGGTGAATTCATTTTACCAAATTCAGGTTTAAATGGTCAGCATTATATTCAAATCAATTCAACGAAACGTTCTATTAGACAACATTATTATTTTTCTGTAGAAGACTATAAACGACCAAAGTTTGAAACCAAATTTAATCCAGTCACTGAAACCTATAAAATCAATGATTCAGTAATTGCAAAAGGTACAGCTATAGCTTATGCAGGAAGTAATATTACAGATGCAAAAGTTGTGTTTCGTGTGGTTAGAAAAGTAAAATATCCACGTTGGTATTACTGGTATAGACCTTGGTTTAATAGTGAACCTCAAGAAATTTCTCATGGCGAAACGACAACCAATGACAAAGGTGAATTTGAAATAGCATTTAAAGCACTACCTGATGAAAGTGCAGACAAACATTCATTACCTGTTTTTAATTATGAAATCACAGCAGATGTCACTGACCTTAATGGTGAAACACGAAGTGCAACAACCATTATCAATGTTGGATATCATGCAATGGAAGCAAAGGTGTCAATAGATGAACAATTAGATACATCAAAAAAAGATCATAAGCTTTCTATTTCGACTAAAAATTTAAATGGTGAATTTGTTCCAGCGGAAGGTCATATCAAAATTTATAAACTCATAGCACCAAATCGTGTTTTGAGACCTCGACCTTGGAATGCTCCAGATTTTCAGGTGATTCCTTCAGAAGAATTTAAAACCAAGTTTCCACATGAAGCATATACCAATGAGCAAAATCCAATCCATTGGAAAAAAGGCACACTTGTTTTTGAAAATACATTTGACACCGAATCTTCAAACGAAATGTTGCTCGGAAACATCAAAAAATGGAGTTCAGGTCAATATGTAATCCTTTTAGAAAGTACAGATAAGTTTGGTCAGAAGGTGACTGATGAAACGAGAACGACTTTATTTAGTGATAGTGACAAAACGGTTTCAGATCAGCAACTATTTTCAATTACAACAAATCAAGACAGTTATAATCAAGGTCAAAATGTAGCATTAACTTTAGGGTCTTCAGCCAAAGACATTACAGTAACACTAAGTATTGAAAAGGATTCTAAAATAGTCAACACCTACATCATTCCGTTAAGCAATAACAAAAAAACCATTGCCATTCCAGTAACAAAAGACGATATTGGTGGCTTCGCAATTCATTACAGTTATGCCGCTTTTAATAGTTTTTCGGGTAATGTAATTCGAATTAATGTGCCTTATCCTAAAAGCGATTTACAAATTGAAACCACAACATTTAGAGACAAATTGCAACCTGGAACAGATGAAACCTGGAGTTTTAAAATCAAAGGTTCGAAAGGGGAAAAAGTCACTGCCGAAATTTTAGCAAGCATGTACGACATGTCATTGGATCAATTTAAACCACATGCATGGAGTTTTAATCCGATACAAAAACCGACTTACTATCCACAATATGCCATGAATGCTAGGCAAAGTTTTGGTATTGGAGGATTTAGAGTGCATAACCAACAAAATAATTACCCATATTATCAGCAACAGCAATATGACCAATTGAATTGGTTTGGGTTTTATTTTGGAAACAGGCATCTCTATAGAATGCTGGAAGGTGATGCCGCTGGAATTCAAATCGTTGAAGATGATTCTGAAATGGAAGAAGTCATGGTTATGGGCTATTCGTCTGTAAGTAAAGATGAAATGACAAGTGCTGTAGCTAATGTAAGCGCTGAATCTATTGACAAGAAAAAAAGTATAAAAGGAAGTGATGCAGATTCTCAACAAAAGTCTGTAAATGAACAAGATTTTGGTGATGTGATAATCCGTAAAAACCTTCAAGAAACCGCTTTCTTTTTCCCACAATTACAAACCGATAATGAAGGTCAAGTAAGTTTCAGTTTTACAACTCCAGAAGCCTTAACCAAATGGAAACTACAATTATTAGCACATACCAAAACGATGGAAAGTGCGACTTCAACTTTAGAATCTGTGACTCAAAAAGAATTGATGGTCATTCCTAATGCGCCACGCTTTTTACGACAAGGTGACGACGTTGTGATCAGCACAAAAATTTCAAACTTAACTGAAAAAGAATTGATAGGTCAAGCTAGATTGATTTTAACAGATGCTACTACAGGACAAGATATTTCTTATGATTTAATTGTTCAACCTTTGGAGTTTCAAGTCATGGGACAACACTATAGTGCTAATGAAGCGTTTTCAGTCAACGCTAAAGGAAATACACAAGTCTCTTGGACTTTAAAAATTCCAAATAACATTGACGCAGTTCAATACAAAATTTTAGCTAAAGCTGGCGATTATAGTGATGGCGAACAAAGTACATTACCCGTTTTAACCAATAGAATGTTGGTGACTGAAACTTTACCAATGTGGATTAAGGGTAATGAATCTCGAACATTTACATTAGATAAATTACGTAACAATACCTCAACAACACTTAAGCACCATAAATTAACTTTAGAGATGACATCAAATCCTGCTTGGTACGCTGTACAAGCCTTACCATATTTGATGGAGTATCCTTATGAATGTAATGAGCAAACGTTTAGTCGTTATTACGCAAATGCTTTAGCAAGTCATATAGCGAATAGCAATCCGAAAATTCAAGCCGTTTTTAACCAATGGAAAAATGCTGATGTCTTAATTTCAAACCTAGAGAAAAACGAAGAATTAAAGTCCATTTTAATACAAGAAACGCCATGGTTACGAGATGCACAAAGCGAAACTGAACAGAAAAAACGCATTGCTTTATTATTCGATTTAAACAAAATGAATTACGAATTAGATGCAGCAAAACGTAAGCTTAAAAATAATCAAATGCCTAATGGAGCTTGGCCTTGGTTTAAAGGAGGACGAGCAAACCGTTACATCACGCAACATATTATTACTGGTTTTACGCATTTAGAGAAGTTAAATGTTACCTCGAGTACAGACGAGACGCAAATGATAAACAAAGCCATATCTTACTTAGATACTGAATTTTTAAAAGAATATAAAGACATCAGAAAGTACAATCCCAAAGCCGATTTATCAAGAGATCATTTAACCAATACACAATTACAATATCTCTATTTAAGAAGCTTTCTGCCTAACACAAAAAAATCGAAAGAAATTTCAGACATCATGGACTATTATTTTGGTCAGATTAAAACCTATTGGCTAGATAAATCATTATACTCAAAAGGATTGATGGCTTTGATTATGCATCGACAAAACGATAGTAAAACTGCTGGTAAAATTTTAAAATCTTTAGAAGAAAACAGCATTACTTCAGATGAATTAGGCATGTATTGGAAAGCAAATACAAGTTCTTGGAATTGGTATCAAGCACCAATTGAAACGCAAGCCTTACTTATTGAAGCGTTTTCAGAAGTAGGACCTATCATTCAGAGTGAAACGAAGCATCTCGAAACTATAGATAATCTAAAAATTTGGTTATTGAAAAACAAGCAAACCAATCAATGGAAAACAACAAAAGCAACAACTGAAGCAGTATATGCATTATTATTACAAGGAAGCGATTGGCTAAGTGTTACAGATATGGTAGATGTGGTTATAGGCGGAAAAGTGATTGCTCCTTCAAAACTCAAAGATGTAGAAATTGAAGCAGGAACTGGGTATTACAAAACATCATGGACTAAACATGACATCAATCCTTCAATGGCAACTGTAGAACTTAACAAAAAAGGAGAAGGCATTGCTTGGGGAAGTTTATATTGGCAATATTTTGAAGATCTAGACAAGATCACTTCAGCTGAAACACCTTTAAAACTGAAAAAGAAACTCTTTAAAAAGACCCATACAAATACAGGAGAGCAAATTACCGAAATCACATCAGATACTAAATTAAACGTTGGTGATTTAGTTAGAGTACGAATAGAATTAAGGAGTGATCGCAATATGGAATTCATTCATATGAAAGACATGAGAGCTTCAGGATTAGAACCTATAAATGTCATGTCTCAATACAAATGGCAAGACGGATTAGGCTATTATGAAAGCACTAAAGATGCTTCAACTAATTTCTTTTTTGATTATTTACCAAAAGGTGTTTACGTGTTTGAATACGATTTAAGAGTGAATAATGCTGGAAATATGAGTAATGGCATTACGACGATTCAAAGCATGTATGCTCCAGAATTTAGTAGTCATAGTGAAGGTGTAAGGATTATGATACAATAG
- a CDS encoding ion transporter, which yields MKEKIKSIVEINDNKPSRYFAFFIQALILVSIITFSVETIPNLKPQTKTILYIIEIFSVSVFTLEYLLRIYVADSKPKFVFSFFGIIDFLAILPFYLSFGIDLRSLRALRFLRLFRILKLVRYNRAMNHFTRAIKSAKEEILLFVFITLILIYFAAVGIYYFENEAQPEHFTSIFDSLWWAIITLTTVGYGDVYPITVGGKVFTFLILMIGLGIVAIPTGIISSALTKSIDKKETE from the coding sequence ATGAAAGAAAAAATTAAAAGTATTGTTGAAATTAATGACAACAAACCAAGTCGTTATTTTGCCTTTTTTATTCAGGCTTTAATTTTAGTATCTATCATTACGTTTTCGGTAGAGACGATTCCAAATCTTAAACCACAAACCAAAACCATATTATATATTATTGAGATTTTTAGTGTGAGCGTATTCACATTAGAATACTTACTACGAATTTATGTAGCAGATAGTAAGCCTAAATTTGTATTTAGTTTTTTTGGTATTATTGATTTTTTAGCCATTCTGCCATTTTACTTGTCCTTCGGAATTGATTTGCGTTCATTAAGAGCATTACGCTTTTTAAGGTTATTCAGAATTTTAAAATTAGTCCGCTATAATAGAGCAATGAACCATTTTACACGTGCTATAAAATCGGCTAAAGAAGAAATTCTACTTTTTGTTTTTATAACGCTCATCCTTATTTACTTTGCTGCAGTTGGCATTTATTATTTTGAAAATGAAGCACAACCAGAACATTTTACCTCAATTTTTGATAGCCTTTGGTGGGCAATTATTACATTAACCACTGTTGGTTATGGTGATGTGTATCCCATTACTGTAGGCGGAAAAGTCTTCACATTTTTGATCTTAATGATAGGATTAGGTATCGTTGCTATTCCAACTGGAATTATTTCCTCGGCTTTAACTAAGTCTATCGACAAAAAGGAAACGGAATAA
- a CDS encoding T9SS type A sorting domain-containing protein produces MKKVFLILFLMFSVTAFSQIETEASNITIDCGEDNAMQNWLDSNGGATALANCGTVTWSNDFLGITDLCDAEITVTFTASNSCGDFQTLATLTIQDTQAPTIISFPSDITLECGSDDTLPELVAEDNCSSNITISFFEDISDGSCLGEEIIMRTWTVSDDCGNITTHLQTISFADYTPPSIITSALDESVSCDGSGNVSELNNWLSSNGGAIASDTCSTISWSNDFTVLDSDCSETVSATVTFLATDDCGNTSSTTATFTIEVDLNDCPPNGTFTSQAEIDAFPINYPNCTVFDESIGWLDISGSDIVDLTPLAGLTQVFQIFIHDTFLLTDLDGLQNIASTSEDYGPFVIIQDNQSLSDISALGNLVVTGTDGNGGIGIRRNPVLSSLNGLQGFATNVGFVDIQDNDSLINLNGLNNVLGADDLEIKDNDLLQNLTGLFAFSGSGSFEIGDNDQLESLEGVEALSYANSIRITNNSILSNISAMESAQIYSILTIENNPNLNICNYSNICAAIADSQIVTTINNNAPGCNSTAEVAFECNILPINDECDDAINLELGEIVQAYNELATQSSQIPSCNDSANRVDVWFSFSTTDSGLYDIVVEGGTYNLQLWEGDCNSLTQVADACGINQLLDANLEYNTDYYIQVWSDGTNRATGLFDIAVYNTTLSVEDNEFSDFELYPNPVNSIVNFKANNSVENITVYNALGQNVMTVTPKVSQGVLDVSQLSDGLYFMKVRINNKVSTFKVLKN; encoded by the coding sequence ATGAAAAAAGTATTCCTCATATTATTTTTAATGTTTTCTGTAACCGCTTTTTCTCAGATAGAGACTGAAGCTTCAAATATTACAATAGACTGTGGTGAAGATAACGCCATGCAAAATTGGCTAGATTCTAATGGTGGAGCAACAGCTTTAGCAAATTGTGGAACAGTAACTTGGTCAAATGATTTTTTAGGTATTACAGATTTGTGTGATGCGGAAATTACTGTTACGTTTACTGCTAGTAATTCTTGTGGTGATTTTCAAACTCTGGCTACATTAACCATACAAGATACACAAGCTCCAACGATTATAAGTTTTCCTTCAGACATAACCCTAGAGTGTGGAAGTGACGACACACTTCCAGAACTGGTAGCTGAAGATAATTGCTCTAGTAATATTACTATAAGTTTTTTTGAGGATATTAGTGATGGTTCATGTCTTGGAGAAGAAATCATCATGAGAACTTGGACTGTTTCAGATGATTGTGGTAATATTACTACACATCTTCAAACGATTTCTTTTGCTGATTATACGCCTCCTAGTATTATAACATCTGCCTTAGATGAATCTGTTTCTTGTGATGGTTCTGGAAATGTTTCAGAGTTAAATAATTGGCTGTCTTCAAATGGAGGAGCTATAGCTTCTGATACTTGTAGTACTATCTCTTGGTCAAACGATTTTACTGTTCTAGATTCTGATTGCAGTGAGACTGTAAGTGCAACGGTAACATTTTTAGCAACAGATGATTGTGGAAATACATCTTCAACAACAGCAACATTTACCATTGAAGTCGATTTAAATGACTGTCCTCCTAATGGAACATTTACTTCTCAAGCAGAAATAGATGCTTTCCCAATTAATTATCCTAATTGTACCGTGTTTGATGAATCTATAGGTTGGTTAGATATTAGTGGTAGTGATATTGTAGATCTAACACCTTTAGCAGGCTTGACACAAGTGTTTCAGATATTTATCCATGATACTTTTTTGTTAACGGATTTGGATGGATTACAAAATATTGCAAGTACATCAGAAGATTATGGACCTTTTGTAATCATACAAGATAATCAATCTTTATCTGATATCAGTGCGCTAGGTAATTTAGTTGTAACTGGTACTGATGGAAATGGCGGTATTGGAATACGACGAAACCCTGTACTTTCAAGTTTAAATGGCTTACAAGGATTTGCTACTAATGTTGGTTTCGTGGATATTCAAGATAATGATTCTTTAATTAACCTCAATGGTCTTAATAATGTTTTAGGTGCAGATGATTTAGAAATTAAGGATAACGATTTGTTACAAAATTTAACAGGTCTATTTGCATTCTCTGGTTCTGGGAGTTTTGAAATTGGAGATAATGACCAACTAGAAAGTTTAGAAGGTGTAGAGGCCTTAAGTTATGCAAACAGCATAAGAATTACCAATAACTCGATACTGTCAAATATTTCAGCAATGGAAAGTGCTCAAATATATTCGATTTTAACTATTGAAAATAACCCAAATTTAAATATTTGTAATTATTCAAATATATGTGCTGCTATAGCAGATTCTCAAATAGTTACTACTATAAATAACAACGCTCCAGGCTGCAACAGCACAGCAGAAGTCGCTTTTGAGTGCAATATTTTACCAATCAATGACGAATGTGATGATGCCATTAATTTGGAATTAGGAGAAATAGTTCAAGCTTACAACGAATTAGCCACACAATCTTCTCAAATACCAAGTTGTAATGATTCTGCTAATAGAGTAGATGTTTGGTTTTCATTTAGCACAACAGATTCAGGTTTATACGATATAGTCGTTGAAGGTGGTACTTATAATCTACAATTATGGGAAGGTGATTGTAATAGTTTAACACAAGTAGCTGATGCTTGCGGTATAAATCAGTTACTTGATGCTAATTTAGAATATAATACAGATTATTATATTCAAGTCTGGTCTGATGGTACAAATAGAGCTACTGGATTATTTGATATCGCAGTTTATAATACAACGTTATCTGTTGAAGATAATGAGTTTAGTGATTTTGAACTATATCCAAATCCAGTAAATTCTATAGTAAACTTTAAAGCAAATAACAGTGTTGAAAATATTACAGTATATAATGCTTTAGGTCAAAATGTGATGACTGTTACTCCAAAAGTGTCTCAAGGTGTGTTGGATGTGAGTCAGTTAAGTGACGGACTTTATTTTATGAAAGTGCGTATTAATAATAAAGTTAGTACGTTTAAAGTACTTAAAAACTAG
- a CDS encoding DUF4136 domain-containing protein yields MKYFSILLVLLIATSCAPVRVNYDYEKTTDFKAYKTYNYYANLDTGLSELDTKRLLDALDNALQTNGYTLSETPDFFIDIKSNEYQEAARNNVGVGLGGTGGRVGGGVSIGIPVGQNKLNRQIIFEFVDENKNGLFWQAVSESSYSPKASPEKREAIFKSIVAKVLEGFPPKVK; encoded by the coding sequence ATGAAATATTTTTCAATCCTCTTAGTGTTGCTAATTGCAACATCTTGTGCACCTGTTCGTGTGAATTACGATTACGAGAAAACGACAGACTTTAAGGCATACAAAACCTATAATTATTATGCTAATTTAGATACAGGACTTAGCGAATTAGATACCAAACGATTATTAGATGCTTTAGATAATGCCTTGCAAACCAATGGTTATACATTATCTGAAACTCCAGATTTTTTTATAGATATAAAAAGTAACGAATATCAAGAGGCTGCTCGTAATAATGTAGGAGTGGGACTTGGAGGAACAGGAGGAAGAGTAGGTGGTGGAGTTTCTATCGGAATTCCTGTAGGTCAAAATAAACTTAATAGGCAAATTATTTTTGAGTTTGTAGATGAAAATAAAAACGGATTGTTTTGGCAGGCTGTTTCAGAATCTAGCTACAGTCCAAAAGCATCTCCAGAAAAACGTGAAGCCATATTTAAGTCTATAGTTGCTAAAGTTCTTGAAGGCTTTCCTCCTAAAGTGAAATGA